A window of the Bdellovibrio svalbardensis genome harbors these coding sequences:
- a CDS encoding flagellar protein FliT: MTRIITLLNEKNHYLEKFYSLNEVELANFAQGQFDNLQHFYQTRERILDVLKYVDAQIEKAHGEMGPNATLTENDRTQVREALSIKDEYVTRIIEQDIQVLTCIETAKNSIIKELQEVRRNRKGISGYKVNTFTNRLNEEA, from the coding sequence ATGACAAGAATCATCACGTTGCTGAACGAAAAAAATCATTATCTCGAAAAGTTCTACTCTTTGAATGAAGTGGAGTTGGCGAATTTTGCTCAAGGGCAATTCGATAACTTGCAGCATTTTTATCAAACTCGCGAAAGAATTCTGGATGTGCTGAAATACGTGGATGCACAAATCGAGAAGGCTCATGGCGAAATGGGTCCAAATGCAACTTTGACGGAAAATGATCGCACACAGGTTCGCGAAGCATTAAGCATCAAGGATGAATATGTGACTCGCATTATCGAACAGGACATTCAAGTACTGACTTGTATCGAAACTGCGAAAAATTCAATCATTAAGGAATTGCAGGAAGTTCGCCGTAATCGCAAAGGTATCAGCGGTTATAAAGTGAATACTTTCACAAACCGCCTTAATGAAGAAGCTTAG
- the fliS gene encoding flagellar export chaperone FliS: protein MNKNAYQKYKQTSVQSASREKILLMLYEGAIKFTKLAIKAIEEKKIADRGMNIGRAFDIVMELNNTLDHKVGGDIASQLEQLYMFMMEQYTKANINGDAAPLQANLKLLQTLYDGWVQAVEKLKRETEDSDKKAG from the coding sequence ATGAACAAGAATGCATATCAGAAGTATAAGCAGACGTCAGTGCAAAGCGCGAGCCGCGAAAAGATCTTGTTGATGCTCTATGAAGGGGCGATCAAGTTCACGAAGTTGGCGATTAAAGCCATCGAAGAAAAGAAGATCGCTGATCGTGGAATGAATATCGGTCGGGCTTTTGACATCGTCATGGAGCTGAACAATACCCTGGACCACAAAGTGGGAGGGGACATCGCTTCTCAGCTGGAGCAGCTTTATATGTTCATGATGGAGCAATACACGAAAGCCAACATCAACGGAGATGCGGCACCTCTTCAAGCTAACTTGAAGCTATTGCAGACCCTCTATGATGGATGGGTGCAGGCAGTTGAAAAACTAAAAAGAGAAACTGAAGACTCAGATAAGAAAGCGGGCTAA
- the fliD gene encoding flagellar filament capping protein FliD, with translation MAGIRITGMASGLPPNIVDQLMDAERIPVKQMEEKRGEKDSKLKLVGELESKVNDITKNLGELTSNGGFADKKFITSDNSVVDGQLDPAVAVPGNYSLEVLQLAEKPSAISNGFPDKNETQIGVGYIKFETPDGTKEVYINGKNSTLEGVSKQINAANVGLKAQVLEDHKDKENPFKLLVSGLGTGDDKQVTFPKIYLLDGDQDMYFDQSRPSKNARVKVDGFEIELPENKSTDLVPGVTLDLKSAAPGKTINMTVKENLEVISGKVKSFVDAYNAALGFIQKQHQLQPGPNGKNPSLGPLGGDGLLRSIESTLRQTLLAPVNGVQSPITRISELGITFNRNGTLDFSQDKFNKVLNANPQGVAAFFRGDGFATGFVATVKRMVGTLTNGQFGGISNRKRGLESQIKQINSRIDTKERQLERKEDSLRMKFANLEQKMSEMQAQQAKFAAMAKQGG, from the coding sequence ATGGCAGGTATACGCATAACAGGCATGGCCTCTGGGCTACCACCGAATATAGTCGATCAGCTGATGGATGCTGAGCGTATTCCTGTTAAGCAAATGGAAGAAAAGCGCGGCGAGAAGGACAGCAAACTTAAACTCGTCGGCGAGCTTGAGAGCAAGGTGAATGACATCACCAAGAACTTGGGTGAGCTCACAAGTAATGGCGGTTTTGCGGATAAGAAGTTTATCACGAGCGATAACTCGGTTGTTGATGGACAGCTTGATCCAGCGGTCGCGGTGCCAGGAAACTACTCTTTGGAAGTTTTGCAGTTGGCGGAAAAGCCTTCGGCAATTTCAAACGGTTTTCCAGACAAAAATGAAACTCAGATCGGTGTCGGCTATATCAAGTTCGAAACACCGGATGGAACGAAAGAAGTTTATATCAATGGGAAGAACTCTACATTGGAGGGCGTCTCTAAGCAGATCAACGCCGCGAATGTAGGATTGAAAGCCCAAGTGTTGGAGGACCATAAGGACAAGGAGAATCCGTTTAAGCTTTTGGTTTCGGGTTTGGGAACTGGGGACGACAAGCAAGTCACATTTCCAAAAATCTATCTGTTGGATGGCGATCAAGATATGTACTTTGATCAATCTCGTCCTTCAAAGAACGCAAGAGTAAAAGTTGACGGGTTTGAAATTGAACTTCCGGAAAACAAATCGACAGATTTGGTTCCAGGCGTGACGTTGGATTTGAAGTCTGCGGCTCCTGGAAAAACCATCAACATGACTGTGAAAGAAAACTTGGAAGTGATCAGCGGCAAAGTGAAAAGCTTTGTCGATGCTTACAACGCAGCATTGGGCTTTATCCAGAAGCAACATCAGTTGCAGCCGGGACCGAACGGAAAAAATCCGTCTTTGGGTCCTTTGGGCGGCGATGGATTGCTTCGCTCGATAGAGAGCACCCTGCGCCAAACGCTCTTGGCTCCGGTAAATGGTGTGCAGTCACCAATTACAAGAATCAGTGAGCTGGGTATTACTTTTAACAGAAACGGTACTTTGGATTTCAGCCAGGACAAGTTCAACAAGGTTCTGAATGCCAATCCACAAGGGGTGGCGGCTTTCTTTAGGGGTGATGGATTTGCGACAGGATTTGTGGCGACTGTGAAGAGAATGGTGGGAACACTTACGAACGGGCAGTTCGGGGGGATCTCGAACCGAAAACGAGGCTTGGAAAGCCAGATTAAGCAGATCAACTCACGGATCGATACGAAGGAAAGACAGCTCGAAAGAAAAGAAGACAGTTTGCGCATGAAGTTCGCAAACCTCGAGCAAAAGATGTCAGAGATGCAGGCTCAACAGGCGAAGTTTGCAGCAATGGCGAAACAGGGCGGCTAA
- a CDS encoding NAD-dependent epimerase/dehydratase family protein, with amino-acid sequence MRVLVLGGTRYFGKRLVQNLLQEGSEVWTLSRGLMADGFGAKVHRLIADRNDKQAVIRSIGDLQFDAVVDQICMTSQQAEDAIQIFKGKTDYYLMTSTVSVYDFGADLKEEAVDPRAYQARVPTNPMEEYGEGKRAAESVLATRAPFRAGFARFPVVLGEDDYTRRLHEQIIRVKQGTPIYYPNLDAHFSFITSADAAKSLLWLLKNKKSGPYNFAAQDPIQMKDLIKMIEETVGMKANLLNEPSEKDWSPFGISQDWYVNVEKAAREGFHAEPIAQWLQPLINQLDKEV; translated from the coding sequence ATGAGAGTTCTAGTCTTGGGTGGCACGCGATATTTTGGTAAGCGACTAGTTCAAAATCTGTTGCAAGAGGGGAGTGAGGTTTGGACACTCAGTCGCGGTCTGATGGCGGATGGATTTGGAGCGAAGGTCCATCGTCTGATTGCAGATCGCAATGACAAACAGGCCGTTATTCGGTCCATTGGCGACCTGCAATTCGATGCGGTTGTCGATCAAATCTGCATGACTTCTCAACAGGCTGAAGACGCAATTCAAATTTTCAAAGGAAAAACTGACTACTACCTGATGACATCGACTGTGTCCGTCTATGATTTCGGGGCTGACTTGAAAGAAGAGGCTGTAGACCCAAGGGCTTATCAAGCCAGAGTGCCGACAAACCCCATGGAAGAATACGGCGAAGGAAAAAGAGCGGCTGAATCTGTTTTGGCAACTCGAGCTCCCTTCCGGGCTGGCTTTGCCAGATTTCCGGTGGTATTGGGTGAGGATGATTACACTCGCAGGTTGCACGAGCAAATCATTCGCGTGAAGCAAGGGACGCCGATCTACTATCCAAATCTCGATGCACATTTTTCGTTTATAACCTCAGCGGACGCCGCAAAATCTTTGCTATGGCTCTTAAAGAATAAAAAATCAGGTCCATATAATTTTGCCGCTCAAGATCCAATTCAAATGAAAGATCTCATTAAGATGATCGAAGAGACGGTTGGCATGAAGGCAAACCTGCTGAACGAGCCATCGGAAAAAGACTGGTCCCCATTTGGTATTTCACAAGATTGGTATGTCAATGTCGAGAAGGCTGCGAGAGAAGGGTTTCATGCTGAACCGATTGCGCAGTGGTTGCAGCCGCTAATTAATCAGTTAGACAAAGAAGTTTAG
- a CDS encoding FAD-dependent oxidoreductase, translating into MHFHQNNLSLWQEDVILSDMPMLNRSLTTDVCIVGAGISGLLTAYQLLKNEFKVVILEKDDLGYGETALSSAHLSDVFDDHFKEILKKNGLDRARLAYQSHMEAIDTIERIIHDEKIDCDFRRLEGYLFLAPEHDRVYLQDEMKAAQDCGVVDVQLLTQPLKAFFDTGTCLRFAHQAQFHPLKFINGLCERIRAMGGQIYTRTRVEFVQDGKNPFAETVHGYRVSADHVVVATNVPINNLMSVHLKEAAFRTYVVGMKIPRGSVPSALYWDTGTPYHYIRIDSAPERDFDVLIVGGEDHRVGQEEHPELIFQKLRDWAQKRLGISDLEVVYNWSGQIVEPMDGLAYIGRNPGEKNVYIVTGDSGQGITHGAIASLLLTSLIKGENHRWESVYDPSRFNWRSLGHFMKDNAQSGIQYVDWIYRDEKDVADLLPGQGCVVSDGLTKTAVFRDSDGDLHRLSATCPHMGGVVKWNGAEQTWDCPCHGSRFSKMGEVLNGPAIHDLTPVQKEEKTPGISPRKKDSDFDTFYRGSR; encoded by the coding sequence ATGCACTTTCATCAAAATAATTTATCCTTGTGGCAGGAAGATGTGATTTTGTCAGACATGCCGATGCTGAATCGTTCCTTGACGACAGATGTTTGTATCGTCGGAGCAGGCATATCCGGTTTGCTAACGGCCTATCAACTTTTGAAGAACGAATTCAAAGTAGTCATCTTAGAAAAAGATGATCTTGGTTATGGAGAAACAGCTTTGTCGAGTGCACATCTCTCAGATGTATTTGATGATCATTTCAAAGAGATATTAAAAAAGAATGGCTTGGACCGGGCACGTTTGGCTTATCAAAGTCATATGGAGGCCATTGATACCATTGAGCGAATTATTCACGACGAGAAGATCGATTGTGATTTTCGCCGGCTTGAAGGTTATCTATTTCTGGCGCCCGAGCATGACCGCGTTTATTTACAGGATGAGATGAAGGCGGCGCAGGATTGCGGGGTCGTGGATGTTCAGCTTCTGACTCAACCTCTGAAGGCGTTCTTTGACACTGGGACCTGTTTGAGATTTGCTCATCAGGCGCAGTTTCATCCTCTGAAATTTATTAACGGATTGTGTGAGCGCATTCGGGCTATGGGCGGGCAAATCTATACACGGACAAGAGTGGAATTCGTTCAAGATGGAAAGAATCCCTTTGCCGAGACAGTTCATGGTTACAGAGTCTCTGCGGATCATGTGGTAGTCGCGACCAACGTTCCGATCAATAATCTGATGTCCGTTCATTTGAAGGAAGCCGCGTTCCGAACCTATGTGGTGGGAATGAAGATCCCCCGGGGCAGTGTTCCGTCTGCTTTGTATTGGGATACGGGCACCCCTTATCACTACATCCGCATTGATTCCGCGCCTGAGCGGGACTTCGATGTTCTGATTGTAGGCGGGGAGGATCATCGCGTTGGACAAGAAGAGCATCCTGAGTTGATCTTCCAAAAACTTCGCGATTGGGCACAGAAGCGCCTGGGAATTTCCGATTTGGAAGTAGTCTACAACTGGTCAGGGCAGATCGTAGAACCTATGGATGGGCTTGCGTATATCGGCAGAAATCCTGGAGAGAAAAACGTTTACATTGTAACCGGGGACTCGGGGCAAGGGATCACGCATGGGGCAATTGCATCACTCCTTTTAACATCTTTAATCAAAGGCGAAAACCATCGCTGGGAGTCGGTCTATGACCCAAGTCGCTTCAATTGGCGAAGTCTTGGACATTTCATGAAGGACAACGCTCAGTCAGGAATTCAATATGTGGATTGGATCTATCGAGATGAAAAGGATGTAGCTGATTTACTTCCGGGGCAAGGCTGTGTTGTTTCCGATGGCTTAACAAAAACGGCAGTGTTCCGAGACAGTGATGGGGATCTTCATCGTCTGTCTGCCACCTGCCCGCACATGGGTGGTGTGGTTAAATGGAATGGAGCGGAGCAAACTTGGGACTGTCCATGTCACGGTTCGCGCTTTAGTAAAATGGGAGAGGTGTTGAATGGCCCTGCAATCCACGATTTGACGCCAGTGCAGAAAGAGGAGAAAACTCCTGGCATTTCTCCACGAAAGAAAGACTCAGACTTCGACACATTCTATCGAGGCAGTCGGTAG
- a CDS encoding type 1 glutamine amidotransferase domain-containing protein — translation MKKSLEGKRVAILAADGFEQSELFEPRKALEEAGAKVDIISLKSGTIKGWEKKNWGDTILVDATVESAHADDYDALLLPGGVMSPDKLRGNESAVHFVQDFVDSGKPIAAICHGPQTLIETGALRGRNMTSYSSLRTDMINAGANWSDAEVVVDNGLVTSRMPSDIPAFNKKMIEIFAEGPHDISLFGSYSAKKTEAAKQPNDRWRQETGT, via the coding sequence ATGAAGAAATCTTTAGAGGGAAAAAGAGTTGCGATTCTTGCGGCGGACGGCTTCGAGCAATCGGAGCTCTTTGAACCAAGAAAAGCCTTAGAAGAAGCTGGAGCAAAGGTCGATATTATTTCTTTAAAGTCTGGAACCATTAAGGGTTGGGAGAAAAAGAACTGGGGCGACACAATCCTGGTCGATGCAACTGTCGAATCCGCGCACGCTGATGATTATGATGCTTTGCTGTTACCTGGTGGAGTTATGAGTCCCGACAAACTTCGCGGTAATGAATCAGCGGTTCATTTTGTTCAGGATTTTGTAGACTCCGGCAAACCGATTGCAGCAATTTGCCATGGCCCGCAGACTCTGATTGAAACCGGAGCGCTTCGAGGTCGCAACATGACGAGCTATAGTTCATTAAGGACTGATATGATTAATGCGGGAGCAAACTGGTCGGATGCAGAAGTGGTCGTGGATAATGGTCTGGTGACAAGTCGCATGCCCAGCGATATTCCGGCATTCAACAAAAAGATGATCGAAATATTTGCAGAAGGTCCGCATGATATTTCGCTGTTCGGTTCTTATTCTGCCAAGAAAACTGAGGCTGCAAAACAACCGAATGATCGTTGGCGACAAGAGACTGGAACTTAG
- a CDS encoding flagellin N-terminal helical domain-containing protein — translation MGMRVSTNISAVNAQRTLVQSQRSIGKSMEQLASGSRINKAADDAAGLAISEGMKSQIRSLGQAQRNANDGISMVQTAEGGLNEVSNILTRMRELGIQASSDTIGDTERGFLNKEVQQLKAESQRITQTTRFGNAKLIDGSGDKFDFQVGIGNDNEADRITYNASETNASIDNLGIAGFDFSSKAGAQDALEMIDKAQTQVNGFRAGLGALQNRLTSTVDNLGVQNENISAANSRIRDTDVAAASAESARNTVLLQANTSVLAQANQMPQAALKLIG, via the coding sequence ATGGGAATGAGAGTATCAACAAATATTTCAGCAGTGAACGCACAAAGAACTTTGGTGCAATCACAACGTTCAATCGGTAAATCAATGGAGCAATTGGCTTCTGGTTCACGCATCAACAAAGCAGCTGACGACGCTGCCGGCTTGGCGATCAGTGAGGGAATGAAATCCCAAATCAGATCTCTAGGTCAAGCTCAACGAAATGCGAACGATGGTATCTCGATGGTTCAAACAGCTGAGGGCGGTTTGAATGAAGTGTCCAACATCCTCACTCGTATGAGAGAACTGGGTATCCAAGCTTCTTCTGACACGATCGGTGATACAGAGCGCGGTTTCTTGAATAAAGAGGTTCAACAACTTAAAGCAGAATCACAACGTATTACACAAACAACTCGTTTCGGTAATGCGAAACTGATCGATGGTTCTGGTGATAAATTCGATTTCCAAGTTGGTATCGGTAACGATAACGAAGCGGATAGAATCACTTATAACGCATCTGAAACAAATGCATCTATCGACAACTTGGGTATCGCTGGTTTCGACTTCTCGTCTAAAGCCGGTGCACAAGATGCGCTAGAAATGATCGATAAAGCGCAAACGCAAGTGAATGGTTTCCGCGCTGGTCTCGGTGCCCTTCAAAATCGTTTGACATCTACAGTGGATAACTTGGGTGTACAAAACGAGAACATCTCTGCAGCGAACTCACGTATCCGTGATACTGACGTCGCAGCAGCGTCTGCTGAGTCAGCTCGTAACACAGTGTTGTTGCAAGCTAACACGAGTGTTCTTGCGCAAGCGAATCAAATGCCACAAGCGGCATTGAAATTGATCGGTTAA
- a CDS encoding transposase → MPRTKFVRQSELPYHVTARCINKEWFAIEMPVIWEIMTRNLYFLSHAFNLRIHAFILMSNHFHMIVRTPNENLSEAMGFFMTQTSKEIAKVSKRINHAYGGRYHRTMISSPLYYLHAYKYLYRNPVTAGICEKVEDYPYSSLKGLIGETWLEVPVTEDEHWGNLADREETLAWLNSAPPPEHWELVRLALRKKEFILAKVNKKPSTLETNAL, encoded by the coding sequence ATGCCTAGAACAAAGTTTGTTAGACAGTCCGAACTTCCATATCACGTCACTGCAAGATGCATTAACAAAGAGTGGTTCGCCATAGAGATGCCCGTGATCTGGGAGATCATGACGCGAAATCTATATTTTCTTTCTCATGCCTTCAACTTGCGCATTCATGCATTCATCTTAATGAGCAATCACTTTCATATGATTGTACGAACGCCGAACGAAAATCTTAGTGAAGCTATGGGATTTTTTATGACTCAAACAAGTAAGGAGATCGCGAAGGTAAGTAAGAGAATCAACCATGCCTACGGCGGGAGATATCACCGAACAATGATTTCATCTCCACTCTACTATTTACATGCATATAAATATTTGTATCGAAATCCGGTCACTGCCGGCATTTGCGAGAAGGTCGAAGATTATCCCTATAGCTCATTGAAAGGGCTTATCGGGGAAACATGGCTTGAAGTTCCGGTAACCGAGGATGAGCATTGGGGGAATCTTGCAGATAGGGAGGAAACTTTGGCTTGGTTAAATTCGGCTCCACCGCCTGAACATTGGGAATTGGTGAGACTTGCCCTTCGGAAGAAAGAGTTCATCCTGGCGAAAGTTAACAAGAAACCTTCAACCCTTGAGACTAACGCGTTGTAG
- a CDS encoding flagellin N-terminal helical domain-containing protein: MGLRIATNTASIAAQRVLSTQQKRTEHSAQALASGSRIVHAADDAAGLAISENFKGQLKGISQARSNANNAISFAQVGEGGLSEISNILVRLRELGVQAASDTIGETERGFLDKETQQLLQESDRIAKTTTFGNRKLLDGSGGELQFQVGPNAGDDNMIKVTYDADASASNLGINGISMADKGDARDSLKAVDEALEKVSAMRAGFGATQSRLESTVNNLDVSYENLSAANSRIRDTDIAKETSEMASANILQNTAVSVLAQANQLPNVAMKLVG, encoded by the coding sequence ATGGGCTTAAGAATCGCAACGAACACTGCTTCGATCGCTGCACAACGTGTGCTCTCGACTCAGCAAAAAAGAACGGAGCACTCTGCGCAGGCTCTCGCTTCTGGTAGTAGAATCGTCCATGCCGCCGACGATGCCGCAGGTCTGGCAATCTCGGAAAACTTCAAAGGACAATTAAAAGGGATCTCGCAAGCGCGTAGTAATGCGAACAATGCGATTTCATTTGCGCAAGTGGGTGAGGGTGGTCTTTCAGAGATCTCCAACATCTTGGTCCGCCTCAGAGAGCTCGGAGTTCAAGCAGCATCTGACACCATCGGTGAAACAGAGCGCGGCTTCCTCGACAAAGAGACTCAACAACTTCTTCAAGAGTCGGATCGTATTGCCAAAACAACGACTTTCGGTAACCGCAAACTTCTCGATGGATCCGGCGGAGAGCTGCAGTTCCAAGTGGGACCGAATGCCGGTGATGATAATATGATTAAAGTTACTTACGATGCGGATGCCTCGGCAAGTAATCTGGGGATCAACGGAATATCAATGGCAGATAAAGGGGATGCTCGTGATTCGCTGAAAGCGGTCGACGAAGCCCTGGAAAAGGTCAGCGCCATGCGCGCAGGTTTCGGTGCGACTCAATCGCGCTTGGAATCAACGGTGAACAATCTCGACGTGTCTTATGAAAATCTATCGGCCGCGAATTCTCGAATCCGCGACACCGATATCGCAAAAGAAACTTCAGAGATGGCCTCAGCCAATATCTTACAAAACACGGCGGTGTCAGTGCTCGCACAGGCAAATCAGTTGCCAAACGTAGCAATGAAACTCGTAGGTTAA
- a CDS encoding 3D domain-containing protein translates to MKTIRSALTLIFFALQLVSCAASKASDAGMLNPTIYYKPTIRTDQVRCESSEMTEMKSPQDKVLATMCLKDFNNCVMQGSCFVAVSGERLRSFNYYARGADTIPRFVEVDLKRCPYGYGVRNTCLDPYFTVAADLKIYKVGDVIFVPRLVGAAMPDGETHDGFLIIRDAGGGISGANRFDFFTGFYNHLARENTMAQLGFGDKTNAFEFRLATEDEAVLVRERRGYPGLKKVIIVSPGGPTSEADDVKGSISVN, encoded by the coding sequence ATGAAAACAATTAGATCTGCACTGACGCTGATTTTCTTTGCGCTGCAACTGGTGTCCTGTGCCGCCTCCAAAGCCTCTGATGCGGGAATGCTGAATCCTACAATCTACTACAAGCCGACTATTCGCACGGACCAAGTAAGGTGTGAGAGCTCCGAGATGACGGAGATGAAGTCACCTCAAGACAAAGTTCTGGCTACAATGTGTTTGAAAGACTTCAATAACTGCGTGATGCAGGGGTCGTGTTTTGTGGCAGTCAGTGGGGAGCGCCTTCGCTCATTTAACTATTACGCTCGCGGCGCGGATACGATTCCTCGTTTTGTTGAAGTGGATTTAAAACGCTGCCCTTATGGATACGGTGTTCGCAATACTTGCTTGGATCCTTACTTTACGGTTGCGGCTGATTTGAAAATTTATAAAGTGGGCGACGTGATCTTTGTGCCTCGTCTGGTCGGCGCAGCTATGCCTGATGGCGAAACGCATGATGGATTTTTGATTATTCGCGATGCGGGTGGTGGTATTTCGGGGGCGAATCGCTTCGATTTTTTCACAGGTTTTTATAATCATTTGGCGAGAGAAAATACCATGGCCCAGCTGGGTTTTGGTGACAAAACAAATGCCTTTGAGTTTCGCTTGGCCACAGAAGACGAGGCGGTATTGGTGCGTGAGCGCCGCGGTTATCCTGGTTTGAAGAAGGTGATTATTGTGTCTCCGGGCGGGCCCACTTCCGAAGCTGATGACGTCAAAGGTTCCATTTCTGTGAACTAA